One stretch of Sphingomonas sp. HF-S4 DNA includes these proteins:
- a CDS encoding DNA cytosine methyltransferase: protein MKRLTAISLFTGAGGLDLGFEAAGFDTRVAVEMDARCVETLRANRPWPVIARDVGQVSTEELLKAACLAVGEADVLIGGPPCQPFSKSGFWATGEARRLDDPRATTIDHYLRILEEARPRAFLLENVEGLGFKGKDEGLARIREAVAAINRRYGTAYKPEIAVLNAADYGVPQVRRRLLIVAARDGARFRFPEPTHFGPDAERPGDNRRRWLTAWDALHDLPEPRDTALALKGKWAGLLPSIPEGLNYLHHTDRGEGEPLFGWRRRYWSFLLKLAKDQPAWTLQAQPGPATGPFHWKSRRLSMREMARLQTFPDDFMVLGSVSDAQKQLGNAVPSLLGEVLARAIRTQLLGTPITTEQPELLRETAQGTPPAEAATPVPAVYLALKGEHAAHPGTGRGFRAAARQTLAIAAE, encoded by the coding sequence ATGAAGCGCCTTACCGCAATCAGCTTGTTCACGGGGGCCGGTGGCCTCGACCTCGGCTTCGAGGCGGCGGGGTTCGACACGCGGGTCGCGGTCGAGATGGACGCGCGCTGCGTCGAGACGCTGCGCGCCAATCGGCCTTGGCCGGTGATCGCGCGCGACGTCGGCCAGGTCTCGACCGAGGAGCTGCTCAAGGCTGCGTGCCTCGCGGTCGGCGAGGCGGACGTCCTGATCGGCGGCCCGCCCTGCCAGCCCTTCTCCAAGTCCGGCTTCTGGGCGACAGGCGAGGCGCGCCGCCTCGACGACCCGCGCGCGACGACGATCGACCATTATCTGCGCATCCTGGAAGAGGCGCGCCCGCGCGCCTTCCTGCTCGAGAATGTCGAAGGGCTGGGCTTCAAGGGTAAGGACGAGGGCCTCGCCCGGATCCGCGAGGCGGTGGCGGCGATCAACCGGCGCTATGGCACCGCCTACAAGCCCGAGATCGCGGTGCTCAACGCCGCCGACTATGGCGTGCCGCAGGTACGCCGGCGCCTGCTCATAGTCGCCGCGCGCGACGGCGCGCGGTTCCGCTTCCCCGAGCCGACACATTTCGGCCCCGACGCCGAGCGCCCCGGCGACAATCGGCGCCGCTGGCTGACCGCCTGGGATGCGCTCCACGACCTGCCCGAACCGCGCGACACGGCGCTCGCGCTCAAGGGCAAATGGGCCGGGCTCCTCCCCTCGATTCCCGAGGGCCTGAACTATCTCCACCACACCGATCGCGGCGAAGGCGAGCCGCTGTTCGGCTGGCGCCGCCGCTACTGGTCGTTCCTGCTCAAGCTGGCCAAGGACCAGCCTGCCTGGACGCTGCAAGCGCAACCCGGCCCGGCCACGGGTCCCTTCCACTGGAAAAGCCGTCGACTGAGCATGCGCGAGATGGCCCGCCTTCAGACCTTCCCCGACGACTTCATGGTCCTCGGTTCGGTCAGCGACGCGCAGAAGCAGCTCGGGAACGCCGTGCCCTCCCTGCTCGGCGAGGTACTAGCGCGTGCGATCCGGACCCAGCTGCTTGGGACCCCGATCACAACCGAACAACCCGAGCTGCTGCGCGAGACGGCGCAAGGCACCCCGCCGGCAGAAGCGGCCACGCCAGTCCCCGCCGTTTATTTAGCGCTGAAGGGCGAGCATGCCGCGCATCCCGGAACCGGACGGGGTTTCCGCGCGGCGGCAAGGCAGACGTTGGCGATCGCGGCAGAATAG
- a CDS encoding DUF6118 family protein, protein MDQETNRAVDTSLAAHAFGELRAEISLLRRAVERLTDERTSQPDYAPSLEAIAKRLEDVCASVERLSERPALKLTPEAMAREIAAVAVASRGRDQEMLRSAAANMDEAAGNLSAALVGARSAAEQNRELLHNRVAFAIAGMVTFAILPGAVARSLPVSWAVPERIAARMLGADMWRAGQQMMAKADPERWEQIATRERRQRPVKGE, encoded by the coding sequence ATGGATCAGGAAACCAACCGCGCAGTCGACACCAGCCTTGCCGCCCATGCGTTTGGCGAGTTGCGTGCAGAGATCAGCCTGTTGCGTCGAGCTGTCGAGCGGCTGACCGACGAGCGAACATCGCAGCCTGATTATGCACCCAGCCTTGAGGCAATTGCCAAACGGCTGGAGGATGTCTGCGCCTCGGTGGAGCGGCTGTCGGAGCGGCCAGCGCTGAAGCTCACGCCTGAAGCAATGGCGCGAGAGATCGCGGCAGTCGCGGTTGCAAGCCGGGGACGGGACCAGGAAATGTTGCGGAGCGCCGCCGCGAACATGGACGAGGCCGCCGGCAATCTCAGCGCAGCGCTTGTAGGCGCGCGGTCCGCTGCAGAGCAGAACCGCGAATTGCTGCACAACCGCGTGGCCTTTGCCATCGCTGGTATGGTGACGTTCGCGATTCTGCCCGGTGCGGTCGCGAGATCGCTGCCCGTCAGCTGGGCCGTGCCCGAGCGGATTGCGGCACGAATGCTGGGTGCCGATATGTGGCGGGCCGGTCAGCAGATGATGGCGAAGGCCGATCCAGAGCGCTGGGAACAGATTGCCACCCGCGAACGGCGTCAACGGCCAGTCAAAGGCGAGTAG
- a CDS encoding AAA family ATPase, with protein MGMITNIKSLQRMGIYADRGARSPSLQFRRFNLVYGFNGSGKSTLSRMFASLEAGAPHPKLPDGGSFEVTMDDGSAFGCPTNPAGLEQRLLVFNADYIERNLQWSAARANPVFYIGAGQADAAAELTRLEADIVKVEAKREVAAAAERGADKTFANFKRERAKSIASRLHLGSRKYEAPALAKDYETWKEDGGALLTDEELKAAEDTRRLEEPMPRLAPVTFDKATIGTAYRFIADVCGQSLAQVALDEVQHHPDMLLWLKQGHEYHERNGIAECLHCGNPVSPERRALLAVALDDSVDQFVARLTTTADRLGKLVETTTLMTSRLPAADDLSSELRAGFKDARAAASREVTQLVRQLETLEIVLTAKRERPATPADMQGVAAEAEVLATAERLAANVAAINEAIAAHNQAVADFAKRKDTAETSIRRHFIVDCRVDYVKIAKDLEDATGELKTQSDALAALRETARKLHQQIRTHGPAAKVINKLIAAYLGHGELTITPVDEGYELQRHGTPIAGVPSEGEKTAIAISYFLSSIEADNRKLKDVIVVVDDPVSSLDTKALNFACSLVRTRLEKAAQVFILTHNLQCMNEFRKAWKGKVRPAEGKAQTATFLFIDVTIPEGQQRRSSRIIEMSKLLREYDSEYHFLFSHLLRFVNQPDAYDDHGYMIPNVIRRVLDVFLAFKCPGGGGLPSQLDKLVSDYPDVDRERLAALERLAQVESHSDNIDDLLSFSTMTLEETRGAVKQLFEMIELVDPKHLARLRTLCN; from the coding sequence ATGGGGATGATCACGAATATCAAATCGCTGCAGAGAATGGGCATTTATGCCGACCGGGGAGCCCGCTCGCCGTCGCTGCAGTTCCGGCGCTTCAATCTGGTCTACGGTTTCAACGGGTCAGGTAAGAGCACGCTGTCACGCATGTTCGCGAGCCTTGAGGCCGGCGCACCGCACCCTAAACTTCCCGACGGCGGCTCGTTCGAGGTGACGATGGACGATGGGTCAGCCTTCGGCTGCCCGACCAACCCAGCCGGGCTCGAGCAGCGCCTGCTGGTGTTCAACGCGGACTATATCGAGCGGAACCTGCAGTGGTCCGCCGCACGCGCGAACCCGGTATTCTACATCGGCGCGGGCCAGGCCGACGCTGCAGCCGAACTGACGCGGCTCGAGGCCGACATCGTCAAGGTCGAGGCGAAGAGGGAGGTAGCTGCAGCGGCAGAGCGAGGCGCTGACAAAACCTTCGCCAACTTCAAGAGGGAGCGCGCGAAGTCCATCGCGTCCCGCCTCCATCTAGGCAGCCGCAAGTACGAGGCGCCTGCGCTCGCCAAGGACTACGAGACTTGGAAGGAAGACGGCGGGGCGCTGCTCACCGACGAGGAGCTGAAGGCAGCCGAGGACACGCGCCGGCTGGAAGAGCCGATGCCCCGCCTCGCCCCGGTGACGTTCGACAAGGCGACGATCGGGACCGCATACCGCTTCATCGCTGATGTTTGCGGCCAGTCATTGGCGCAGGTGGCGCTCGACGAGGTGCAGCACCATCCTGACATGCTGCTCTGGCTCAAGCAGGGGCACGAATATCATGAGAGGAACGGCATTGCCGAGTGCCTGCACTGCGGCAACCCGGTCTCTCCGGAGCGACGGGCGCTGCTGGCAGTCGCACTGGACGACAGCGTCGATCAGTTCGTCGCCCGCCTCACTACGACGGCGGACCGCCTGGGGAAACTCGTCGAGACAACCACCCTGATGACTTCTCGGCTTCCCGCCGCCGACGACCTCTCCAGCGAACTCCGGGCCGGGTTTAAGGACGCGCGCGCCGCCGCCTCGAGAGAGGTGACGCAGCTCGTGAGGCAGCTCGAGACGCTGGAGATAGTGCTCACCGCCAAGCGCGAGCGTCCGGCGACGCCCGCCGACATGCAGGGCGTCGCCGCAGAGGCGGAGGTACTGGCGACCGCAGAACGTCTCGCTGCGAACGTGGCTGCCATCAACGAGGCTATCGCTGCCCACAACCAGGCGGTGGCCGACTTCGCGAAACGCAAAGACACGGCCGAGACCTCGATCCGGCGGCACTTCATTGTCGACTGCCGCGTCGACTACGTGAAGATCGCGAAGGACCTGGAGGACGCGACCGGTGAGCTGAAGACGCAGTCAGACGCCCTCGCGGCGCTGAGGGAGACGGCGCGTAAGCTGCACCAGCAGATACGAACGCACGGCCCAGCCGCCAAGGTGATTAACAAGCTGATCGCTGCGTACCTCGGCCACGGTGAGCTGACGATCACTCCCGTCGACGAGGGCTACGAGCTGCAGCGACACGGGACGCCTATTGCCGGAGTCCCCAGCGAGGGCGAGAAGACCGCTATCGCGATCTCGTACTTCCTGTCGTCGATCGAGGCCGACAACCGGAAGCTTAAGGACGTCATCGTGGTCGTCGACGATCCCGTGTCGAGCCTCGACACGAAGGCCTTGAACTTCGCTTGCTCACTCGTACGGACTCGCCTCGAGAAGGCCGCCCAAGTGTTCATCCTGACCCACAACCTGCAGTGCATGAACGAGTTCAGGAAAGCGTGGAAAGGCAAGGTGCGGCCAGCCGAAGGCAAGGCGCAGACCGCGACATTCCTGTTCATCGACGTCACGATCCCGGAAGGGCAGCAGCGGCGCTCCTCCAGGATCATCGAGATGTCGAAGCTGCTCCGGGAGTATGATTCCGAATACCACTTCCTTTTCAGCCACCTGCTACGGTTCGTGAACCAGCCGGACGCATATGATGACCACGGCTACATGATACCCAACGTAATCCGACGGGTGCTGGACGTCTTCCTTGCTTTCAAGTGCCCGGGCGGCGGCGGACTTCCGAGCCAGCTCGACAAGCTGGTCAGCGATTACCCGGACGTGGACCGCGAGCGCCTTGCCGCACTCGAACGGCTCGCCCAAGTCGAATCGCATTCCGACAATATCGACGACCTGCTATCCTTCTCCACGATGACGCTGGAGGAAACCAGGGGAGCAGTGAAGCAGCTTTTTGAGATGATTGAACTCGTCGATCCGAAGCACCTCGCGCGGCTTAGAACCCTTTGCAACTGA